One region of Polyodon spathula isolate WHYD16114869_AA chromosome 25, ASM1765450v1, whole genome shotgun sequence genomic DNA includes:
- the LOC121300011 gene encoding ras-related protein Rab-35-like: protein FVFRLVFPGVGKSSLLLRFADNTFSGSYITTIGVDFKIRTVEINGEKVKLQIWDTAGQERFRTITSTYYRGTHGVIVVYDVTSAESFVNVKRWLHEINQNCDDVCRILVGNKNDDPQSKVVETNDAQKFAEQMGIHLFETSAKENLNVEEMFNCVTELVLKAKKEVVAKQQQQQQNDVVKLTKNSKRKKKCC from the exons TTTGTTTTTCGTCTTGTTTTTCCAGGTGTGGGGAAGAGCAGTCTTCTGTTGCGGTTTGCAGACAACACTTTTTCAG GTAGCTACATTACCACGATTGGGGTAGATTTCAAGATCCGGACTGTGGAGATCAATGGTGAGAAAGTGAAACTTCAGATCTGGGACACAGCTGGACAAGAGCGGTTCCGCACCATCACATCAAC GTACTACAGAGGGACGCATGGGGTGATCGTGGTGTACGATGTAACCAGTGCAGAATCCTTTGTAAACGTCAAACGGTGGCTGCATGAAATTAACCAGAATTGTGACGATGTCTGCCGGATATTAG TGGGCAACAAGAATGACGATCCACAGTCGAAAGTGGTGGAAACAAACGATGCGCAGAAATTTGCAGAGCAGATGGGGATTCACCTGTTTGAGACCAGTGCAAAAGAAAACCTGAACGTGGAGGAG ATGTTCAACTGCGTCACGGAGCTCGTTCTGAAAGCAAAGAAAGAGGTTGTGgccaaacagcagcagcagcagcagaacgaTGTTGTGAAGCTGACgaaaaacagtaaaagaaagaaaaaatgctgCTAA